In the Channa argus isolate prfri chromosome 6, Channa argus male v1.0, whole genome shotgun sequence genome, GTAAACATTTGTATAGGCTGCAATAtatgtatacagtatacatacacAGATAATTTTACGATGCTTTCAACCTGAGGACGATGacaaaactaagaaaaagaaaaaactgatggGAAAGAACTTTCAAgccaaaaaggaaacatttgagCCTAGGGATATTTTATGACCCTGTGTGTTAGGAAGTGGGAGCTGAGAATGAGTGTCAAATTGACAAGGGATGTTCTTTagcagtgagaaagaaaacatgtaatGCAGCTGTGTTTCTCCGTATAGCTCGCTTCTTTTCCTCACTCtgcatgagagagagaaatcccACATGTCCTCTCACATAGTTTCTCTTAATCTGTGTGTCTCATTGGTGTAAACATTGAGTTTGAAAACAAGCTTATGTGCAATTGCATACTTACATTTGGTGTGACCTGATTGGGCatatcacttaaaaaaaaaaaaaataagttttccTTTTCTCTACATTTTTACTTGATTACGGTactgtgttttgaaatgtaattgCTTTAGTTTAGCACTTGAGTGGAAAGTgacctttttattgttttatatggATGCTTGCACACCAATGTAATTGACAGGTTTATGTTTCATTACCCgagtttgtgaatgtgtgagcaCTCTTATGATGGTGTGTActtttgtgaatttgtgtgtgttgcaagTGTTGAGTATGACTGTGTTTTTCCACAGCACTTAGTAGTTGACCACAGAAGTCATACAGACAGTGGATGTGGGATGGATTGTTTTTGTATGCTGCACTACTCAAGATAGAACTTGGTGAACTTTTCACTAAATTTCAGGCTGTGTTGTTAGTGCATGTGTAGTGCATTATAAACTCTAAAGTCTTTACTTGGTCTTTTCTGGCCCTACCTCTCGCAGGGCCGTCAGAAGCTGGCCCGTTTTAATGCACGGGAGTTTGCCACCCTCATCATCGACATTCTGAGTGACGCTAAAAGGAGACAGCAGGGAAAAGGTCTCAGCAGCCCTACTGGTGAGTGACTGGGAGAACAGAAAAGGTAGAATTGGACAAAGGACAAACATTTATAAAGCTTTTTAAAGAATAGAATTATTGTATAACTTGATATAAAAATAGGAACAGGTTAGTTTGTTACATTAACTTACATTCTCTGTGTCCTGCATTCTCAGAATAATTTGATTTGTTCTTATATGTAACCAATATGTAGAATCCAGTTGTAATAAGTTGGAAAAGTAAGATTGAGCATCCACCAGAGAAGTTCTCATAtacttaaaaatgaaagaactgTAAGACCTAAACCTTCCCTTTCTCAGACCCATTGGACCTTGGGATTGATGATGATCAGCACGATTATGACAGTGTAGCTTCTGATGAAGACACAGACAGTGAGCTGACTacccagaacaacaacaacacacaacgCAGCAACCGTGCAAAGGTATAGTATTTCAATGCACAATGATTTTAGACCTCACCACATGCTCATCTTTCAAAAAGCTAATAGTGGTTTTCTCTAGGACTGCTTGTCCCAGCATGCTTTGCAGTGACTTACTACTGTCATGACTGCCACATTTCTTCTGAGTGACatcattgctgtgtgtgtgtgtgtgtgtgtgtgttgggtggggggaagaggagacagaggaagagtggaaaaagtgaaaaaaaacagctaaaccAGTAGATATCTTCTAATCCTGTGGACTTTTTTAGCTTAGTGGGCAAAACCGCGTTACCATGGTGTGGTATCAATTGGAACTGTGTTCAGTTGTATACGGTGTCGAGTATTGTATGAAGTTGTGGAATTTGGTGGTTCTATGAAACAGTAGGAGGTGGAGTAATTATAAACAAAGAGCTTTGAAGAATATTGTATGAAAGATGATTCAGTTTTAGGGAGTGGTATAGGACTCTCTTCAAGCTCCAGGGTCACAGGAAGTGGGGGTGGAGAGTACATGGAGAGCAAGAACTAAAGCGCTACTGTTTATATGTGTGAGCTCAACTGCACTCTAATACACTGCAGTCTGTAGCCACTCATACACAAGTAAGCCCTTTTTTCCCAGCTAGAAAGCAGTTATTTCAACTACAAATCCTCTTTTACCTCTTGGTGAAAACTCAATACTATAGATACAGTGTACTTATGAGAACACCAGAGCAATGGAGTTCGTATCCTAGATTACCTTTTTCAAAATTATTGTGCTGACAGTTTCCACACTTTGCTTGTGCTTCACATtccatctgtttgttttttgttgttttttttgtgttttttttttgtttgtttgtttatctttttaccCGATGGTCAACCTGCTGTTATGTCCTGTCAATTCAGAGTATGGACTCGTCAGACCTGTCAGATGGTCCCATCACCCTGCAGGAGTACCTGGAGGTGAAGAAGGCTCTGGCTTCCTCAGAAGCCAAGGTTCAGCAGCTGATGAAGGTCAACAATAACCTAAGCGAGGAACTCCGGAGGCTCCAGAAGGAGGTATGGAGTATGGAGGGCGTATGAAAAGGATAGTCAGGGGAGGTAAACTGGCAATGCTGGAATCCAAAGTCAGGTTTGGATCATTTGTTGAAATTATCCAAGACAAAAGTAACAAAGCAATTAGGATCAATACACTCAGACAAAAGGAGGATAGGACGAGTGGAGAGACAAGTGAATTCTTTAATATCTGAAACTGATGTTTATTTCTGAAGACGGTGTTTAATGTGGTTCACAGCACTTCAGTGTTGTCTAGAAATTAAAGCAGATCTCATTGTCATATGGATTGAGCATGCTACAAATATCTATTCTCAGTTgtcagttttagtttattttcaataatgCTCATCTGCTGTTCCTTGTCACTTCATGTGCATTCTTGTAAATTGTCATCATTAGCACAGTGTTATCATTAGTGGCTTTCTATGTTGGCACATGTGATCCATTTAttcatgtttgatttatttattaattttagtaAAGGTTTGAATAAAACATGCTGCCAATAACAGATTATGATGTCATATTGGGTGATTGTTAGATggttgttcaaaaaaaaaaaaaaacttggtatGTAGCCTTTCAGCCCTTCCCCAAACCCGATCCCTGCCTTGACATGTAACCCATTGAAGTTTCTTTACTGCACAttacctccctccctccccatTATTCATTTGAGTTAATATGTGAACCCTGTCTGAGTTTTTTACTGTACCTGTAATTATGAATGCTTGTCTTTGATCATTACGTTGACACCCCCTCCCTTCGCCTTCACCCTTCCCTTGTCCCTTCCCTTCATCCTTTCATCCCTTCCTATTCTCCTGTAGATCACTCGGATGCAGACAGAGAACAGTGCGCTGCGGGGCAGCCAGCAGGCTGGGGGGACAGCCGGCCATGGGGTAGGGGGTCCTGGTGGAGGGTGTGGAGCCCATTGGCAAGGGGGCATGATGCAAAGAGTAACAGGCGgaggaggtatgagtgggtttGGGCAAGGAGCAGACCCCCCTGGGCTCTCAGTTCCCTCCTCAGTCACCCCCCACTCCCATCCCCACCGGAGGGACCGTCAGGCCTTCTCAATGTACGAACCAGGGGCGGCCCCTAGCCCCACGGTCCATGGTCCCCCAGTCCTGGACTCCCTGGCAGCCCGCCTGCAGCCCCTCAACACACCAAGCGTAAGTTAGAACTCCCCTGGCCCCACCTAGCTTCCACCTTTTTTTGGTGGCCCTGATTggctctctgtttttgttttgttttattaattaatggGTGACAGCCCAATCCTAATCTGTCTATTTGCCCTCTGACATCTTGTCTATCTGTGCATCTCAGTTCCCGATTCTTCTCTTTGAAAGATCCAGTTGTGCACAATCCCTGTTTACGCATGAAAGTTTAGCAGTGGGTTGTGTAAAAATTATAATCTGCAATTTCTAGCACCTAAATGGGGAAAGTGTGACTTGAAGAGAAAGATGGTAAAAAGGACTGGCAGCACCTCTAATGCTCTGCACCCTTCGATCTTcacatttccaaacatttttcttctctcagtTAGTGTTCTTCTGCTCATTAGTTGCTTAATCAGGCAATGCTTGGACCACATACacaaaaagagcatttttatttatttatttatttttttatttttttgggttaCTGTCTCCAAACAGTGGTTTGCTTTCTGCTCAAATGGCTGACAACCCTTAAGTTGCTCATCAGTTAAAGCCGTTGGCAGCATTTAGCTGACAGGAGCATCTGCCAAGATACAGGATGCAAATACATACCCACTCACAGTTACTGTCCACCTCCATGGACAGGAAGTTGGTGTCCAATTCACCATCTCTTTACACAACAATTTACCTGTTTGtctgttctctttctgtctgtctttcttcacCTGTCTGTCCCTTGCTTACTGCAGTGCAGCCGTGCATCCTCTGGATGTAAGCATTCTGTCTGTCATTGCATTGGTTGCCATTTCGTCTTTAAATGTAGGACTCTCATTGTGCATCACTTTTGCTTATTGTGATTCTAATACTCGAGATCAACGGTAGTTCACATAATGGTGTAGTCAATTTTAGACTCTCTGTGTAATGTGTAGCTGTGTCACTGTGTATTTTAGTGGACAGTGTTAAGTCTAGGGGATGTAGGGATGTAGTCATGAAGGGTGAACTTCTGAGTTGATCTGGTGCTGCTCTCACTAGCCTGtgtgggttttgtttgtttgtttttttttcttcctgctgttttataaaaacatctcTTATCTCTGTCCCCAAACTgttcctttttcttccttcttctcttggctttttttccatttccatctaCATCTTTCTCCACATCACTGtcactatctctctctctctctctctctactcttGTCTTCGCCTCTCTTCACAGGTAAGGAAGGGTAGTACAGGGGGCCCTGCAACATATGGAGGTCAGCATTTGTCTGGATCGACAGAGATGAGCAGATACATGGTGAGATAACACAGCCTCATTTAATTCCTGAGTGGAACCTATAAAAATTCCTGAATAATTCAAATTTGACCAAATCATTCTTTTAAATAGAATGGGAACATATGCTTGAATTTAGTGCCAGTTCAATAGATTTGCAGGTGAAACCAGTAATAGCTTGGaagattttgtgtgtgagtgtgtgagctaACTGTAATGATGGaacatgttgctgtgtttccCTCCCTCAGGTCCCAAAACCAGAGAAACATGGCAGTGGCACAGACAGTGACtatgacaacacacaaacatatgacATCTCAATAAGGTCGGACTTTCTGCAAGTCACtgtatatacgtgtgtgtgtgtgtgttgtaatttGCATCTAAAGTGTCTGTTTTCTACTGTAATCAGTACTGTAAATTTGGGTCATATAGATGAGGCCAAGATCGCTCTTCACCAAACAGTTCATAACAAATAGAAGTCAAAGTCTTTAAATACATTCTCAAATTGATAAAGGTCATCTGCCAGCTCTCTACTTTAGTACCAGGCAGTGATGTGGTTTCCTGTGCTTCTCTGTTCAGCATGGGCCGCAGCAGTGAGGAGGAAGGTCGTGGAGAATCtgaggagggaggaggtgggggCGGAGAGGTGGGGGAGCCAGACCCTACCCTGCCCTGCACAGAGGACGTCATACTAAAAACTGAGCAGGTGACCAAGAACATCCAGGAGCTGCTGAGGGCTGCTCAGGAATTCAAACATGACAGGTTAGTTACAATCGAAGATGGATAAGAGACATTGGGAATAATGTTGTCTGCTAATTATATTCTTGCTAACAAGTGCAACTGGAACCTCATAattggaaaacacattgattcACAGGAACATCATGCACCAGAACTATCTTTTTTTGTTATCTGAAATTCTTTTGCTTGTCTATCAAGCATCATTAGCGACTACACAGTGTGATTGCATTTGTTAATGTTGCTTGGATTGGTGCTGTTAAAAATagattctgttgtttttttaaatctggtcCAGTTCATGATTACACTGGCATTTTACGCTCAAACTAAGCAAGAAAACATGAAATTTTGAAGGGAGtcattttctcacttttctaTGAACTGATTGAGCTTGCAAAGTACAGggaatagaataaaaaaagcagcacactgCACTTTACCTGCTTTTAAAAGACTTGACTGTGGACATCCCTGCACTCACATGCTGAATGTCAcatgttgccatggttaccaaTTATTTGAATGAATATACTATATTCAGACTTGGGCTGCATGATATTGGAAAAACATACATtgcaagactttttttttctgtgagctACATTACAAGGTGAAACACACAGGTGAGCTGGTGGCTGAACAGGGAATGTAGCTACACACAcgcagagaaaacaaatatttgctgtTCATGTTCACTATGTGTTATAATGACACTTACCTTTACTTTCTTGAGTTGCAAGTGGTTGCATAATGTATAATTAACCCTTCACAGAAAAATGCATGTTCAATGAACAGTGTTTTTGGAGCTTGTCTGTGCAAAAAACTCGCTTTGCAACTGATTTCAGTGCACCAACACATAAGAAGAGTAGGTACAGCACTCACCAGCTTAAGTGATTTTGGAGGAagaaataaattagtttttatacatttgttaaCTTACTGTGAAAGTACTTCCAATAAAGTAACTCTTTGTGGTCAACGTTGTCCTTTTTGGTTCTGAAATAATTACGCATGACCTTTGAATATATGATTGGTTCCATGAGAATGCTCTCTGACCACTAAATTTTGCTTGGCTTCAGCCTGGTTGTGTAGTCATCCGTCTATGACAGCTTTCACACTGACTAAACTAAACAGTCAtcaattttagtttagtttgacTTGAACCAAACACGTTAGATGTCATAAGCACACATTGGAAGCTTCAATGTACCCAACTAATAAGACTAGTCTAgaggatcttttttttaatttttttttaaagcacaagcTTAAAATAactaatgttctttttttttttttttttaaagctttgttcCATGTTCTGAGAAGATCCATGCTGCTGTCACTGAGATGGCCTCACTCTTCCCTAAAGTACGTTTTCTCTACACTTTCTGTCTCATTTTCACTATTTATCAGGGTACTCtatcttcttctctctgtttgtgttcTCCACCATTCATCATGTGAACTGATGTTTGACTTTCTTCATTTCTCCATAGCGCCCAGCATTAGATGCAGTCCACTGCTCTCTCCGCCTGTTGGCTTCCAGTGCATCCCGGTTGCAAGTTGAGTGCCGTAAGGCAGCACCCTCAGAGCCTGGGGCCCCTGCAGTGGACTATCAGCTCCTTACTCAGCAGGTCATCCAGTGCGCCTACGACATTGCAAAGGCTGCCAAACAACTGGTCACGATCACCACCCGCGAGAAGAAACAGTGACCACCAGATGCATGGATATATGATGCAGAGGGAAGAGGGAGAGGGAACAGATCAGTGCATGGGTAGGCTAACAGTGATGGGAGGGGCTTctaggagagaaagagagactaaTAACTTGATCACACTATAGATGGGATGGCTAGGGAGGGGGACTGACTGAGAAAGATGAATGCTGTGAAGTAAGGAAACACTAGAgagaaatttgaaaaatgtatggaAGGAATGGAATCAGATCAAAGCCTTGATTGTTCAGTGGAAACACTACagaggatttttaaaaagtcaaattccACAAATATTGGAGTAAAAGTAGGGGGAGGACAAGTGGAAGAATCCAAAATGGAAACTGAAGCAAACTAACCTGTTGGAATAAGATGTGTATATTAAACCGCTTAAATTATGATAAGCATACATGGATTACTTGGTGGCGATGTACAGTGAACTGGATCCTGAGATgttacaactttatttattctgaTCTGCCATTCATAATGCCTCCCTCTTCCTGTTTACCCTAATTGAGGAGGGTGGAAGTGTATGAGAGAGTGAATTAGAAAGAAGAACCATTTCATACTGTACATCATCACATTCCCTCCATCCTTTAAGGAGTCAGGACGTTCCTCCCTTTATTTTCTCCATTgcctctatctctctctctctctatctctatctctatctctatcccGTCCAAGATAGGATGAGCTTGTGGTTCCAGAGAAGGACCCACTGGGACCCATCTAGCTAAAACCCACTTCACATCCCATCCGGCCTCTAAGACAGTTTCTTCTGGATCTGCTTTTGCaggggttttttgtttttctccaactGTCTCCCCCCTGTTATTGGTGGTACACAGCATGATCTGgcatgttttcatttctgccgatctctatttttgtttttcttttcttttgaaaatgcAGACTAGTTTGTCTGCACCTCTTAGGAGAAACATTACTgacttacaaaaacaaaacaattacactggaataattatgatttattgttattggtTATCATgcctattgttttttttgtattgataTTTTTACTGACTGTCATCTTGATTTATCTGTTTATTTCATTGTCTCAAATGTCTCATTTAGTGGAAGTGggagacgtgtgtgtgtgtgtgtgtgtgtgtgtgtgtgtgtgtgctcaacCTCTTACTGAGATTTAACTAAACATgcattacacaaaaaaacatacaaccTGTGAGATGACCCTCAAAATTTCTCACGCACTCTGTTTCTGAGTGACAGCTGagggttttttctttgtgttgtaaTGTGTCCTGTGGCCAAGGGGTTCAACAGTTGCCAAAGGGGAGATGTTGTTTGCGGAAGagagtttttggtttttgattttctgtctgACTGAAGGCCCCTTGGTGCATTATGAGAGGACCTGGATCAAAATGCCCTTTTCATGTATCCTcagctgtcttttttttgttcttgattTATCTGACATTTTGCCTCATTTATCAGAGCCAGTGGAATCATCTCAGAATCAATCCCATGTTAAGTTTTTACTGTGCCAAGCAGAATGATGAAATCAAGTGCACTATTTGGTCTAGTTTGTGTATGAGGATTAACCCCACAGTGTTGCTTTAAAGCAGTATGTTACTTACATGGCAGGTGTGCTCCTGGGTGCTTGTAATACACAGCAGCCATTATTTGCATGCAAGATAGCAAATGTTCAGTCACACTGAGTTGAAACAGCATACTGAAGTCTTGCAGTTGGGCTTTAAGTAGACCTTTGGAAAGCACCAGATCCAGCAACCTGGAGTGTACATATGGTGAGAAATGCTCTATCAAATTATTTCAATTGAGataatttgttcatttgaaaCTGATTTATCCACCTCACGAGTGCTTGATGTAGTTTGTCATGTattgtttatcatttt is a window encoding:
- the git1 gene encoding ARF GTPase-activating protein GIT1 isoform X1 — protein: MSRKLQRTEVCADCSAPDPGWTSINRGVLICDECCSVHRSLGRHISIVKHLRHSGWPPALLQMVQTLASNGANSIWEHSLLDPAQVQSGRRKPNPQDKVHPTKSEFIRAKYQMLAFVHKLPCRDDDGVTTKDLSKQLHSSVRTGSLETCLRLLSLGAQANFFHPEKGTTPLHVAAKAGQILQAELLVVYGADPGAPDINGRTPMDYARQAGHIELAERLVECQYELTDRLAFYLCGRRPDHKNGHYIIPQMADRARPKCPTQSLDLSELAKAAKKKLQALNNRLFEELAMDVYDEVDRRENDAVWLTTQNHSTLVTERSAVPFLPVNPEYSATRNQGRQKLARFNAREFATLIIDILSDAKRRQQGKGLSSPTDPLDLGIDDDQHDYDSVASDEDTDSELTTQNNNNTQRSNRAKSMDSSDLSDGPITLQEYLEVKKALASSEAKVQQLMKVNNNLSEELRRLQKEITRMQTENSALRGSQQAGGTAGHGVGGPGGGCGAHWQGGMMQRVTGGGGMSGFGQGADPPGLSVPSSVTPHSHPHRRDRQAFSMYEPGAAPSPTVHGPPVLDSLAARLQPLNTPSVRKGSTGGPATYGGQHLSGSTEMSRYMVPKPEKHGSGTDSDYDNTQTYDISISMGRSSEEEGRGESEEGGGGGGEVGEPDPTLPCTEDVILKTEQVTKNIQELLRAAQEFKHDSFVPCSEKIHAAVTEMASLFPKRPALDAVHCSLRLLASSASRLQVECRKAAPSEPGAPAVDYQLLTQQVIQCAYDIAKAAKQLVTITTREKKQ
- the git1 gene encoding ARF GTPase-activating protein GIT1 isoform X2, whose product is MSRKLQRTEVCADCSAPDPGWTSINRGVLICDECCSVHRSLGRHISIVKHLRHSGWPPALLQMVQTLASNGANSIWEHSLLDPAQVQSGRRKPNPQDKVHPTKSEFIRAKYQMLAFVHKLPCRDDDGVTTKDLSKQLHSSVRTGSLETCLRLLSLGAQANFFHPEKGTTPLHVAAKAGQILQAELLVVYGADPGAPDINGRTPMDYARQAGHIELAERLVECQYELTDRLAFYLCGRRPDHKNGHYIIPQMADSLDLSELAKAAKKKLQALNNRLFEELAMDVYDEVDRRENDAVWLTTQNHSTLVTERSAVPFLPVNPEYSATRNQGRQKLARFNAREFATLIIDILSDAKRRQQGKGLSSPTDPLDLGIDDDQHDYDSVASDEDTDSELTTQNNNNTQRSNRAKSMDSSDLSDGPITLQEYLEVKKALASSEAKVQQLMKVNNNLSEELRRLQKEITRMQTENSALRGSQQAGGTAGHGVGGPGGGCGAHWQGGMMQRVTGGGGMSGFGQGADPPGLSVPSSVTPHSHPHRRDRQAFSMYEPGAAPSPTVHGPPVLDSLAARLQPLNTPSVRKGSTGGPATYGGQHLSGSTEMSRYMVPKPEKHGSGTDSDYDNTQTYDISISMGRSSEEEGRGESEEGGGGGGEVGEPDPTLPCTEDVILKTEQVTKNIQELLRAAQEFKHDSFVPCSEKIHAAVTEMASLFPKRPALDAVHCSLRLLASSASRLQVECRKAAPSEPGAPAVDYQLLTQQVIQCAYDIAKAAKQLVTITTREKKQ
- the git1 gene encoding ARF GTPase-activating protein GIT1 isoform X3; translated protein: MVQTLASNGANSIWEHSLLDPAQVQSGRRKPNPQDKVHPTKSEFIRAKYQMLAFVHKLPCRDDDGVTTKDLSKQLHSSVRTGSLETCLRLLSLGAQANFFHPEKGTTPLHVAAKAGQILQAELLVVYGADPGAPDINGRTPMDYARQAGHIELAERLVECQYELTDRLAFYLCGRRPDHKNGHYIIPQMADRARPKCPTQSLDLSELAKAAKKKLQALNNRLFEELAMDVYDEVDRRENDAVWLTTQNHSTLVTERSAVPFLPVNPEYSATRNQGRQKLARFNAREFATLIIDILSDAKRRQQGKGLSSPTDPLDLGIDDDQHDYDSVASDEDTDSELTTQNNNNTQRSNRAKSMDSSDLSDGPITLQEYLEVKKALASSEAKVQQLMKVNNNLSEELRRLQKEITRMQTENSALRGSQQAGGTAGHGVGGPGGGCGAHWQGGMMQRVTGGGGMSGFGQGADPPGLSVPSSVTPHSHPHRRDRQAFSMYEPGAAPSPTVHGPPVLDSLAARLQPLNTPSVRKGSTGGPATYGGQHLSGSTEMSRYMVPKPEKHGSGTDSDYDNTQTYDISISMGRSSEEEGRGESEEGGGGGGEVGEPDPTLPCTEDVILKTEQVTKNIQELLRAAQEFKHDSFVPCSEKIHAAVTEMASLFPKRPALDAVHCSLRLLASSASRLQVECRKAAPSEPGAPAVDYQLLTQQVIQCAYDIAKAAKQLVTITTREKKQ
- the git1 gene encoding ARF GTPase-activating protein GIT1 isoform X4, which encodes MDSPTKSEFIRAKYQMLAFVHKLPCRDDDGVTTKDLSKQLHSSVRTGSLETCLRLLSLGAQANFFHPEKGTTPLHVAAKAGQILQAELLVVYGADPGAPDINGRTPMDYARQAGHIELAERLVECQYELTDRLAFYLCGRRPDHKNGHYIIPQMADRARPKCPTQSLDLSELAKAAKKKLQALNNRLFEELAMDVYDEVDRRENDAVWLTTQNHSTLVTERSAVPFLPVNPEYSATRNQGRQKLARFNAREFATLIIDILSDAKRRQQGKGLSSPTDPLDLGIDDDQHDYDSVASDEDTDSELTTQNNNNTQRSNRAKSMDSSDLSDGPITLQEYLEVKKALASSEAKVQQLMKVNNNLSEELRRLQKEITRMQTENSALRGSQQAGGTAGHGVGGPGGGCGAHWQGGMMQRVTGGGGMSGFGQGADPPGLSVPSSVTPHSHPHRRDRQAFSMYEPGAAPSPTVHGPPVLDSLAARLQPLNTPSVRKGSTGGPATYGGQHLSGSTEMSRYMVPKPEKHGSGTDSDYDNTQTYDISISMGRSSEEEGRGESEEGGGGGGEVGEPDPTLPCTEDVILKTEQVTKNIQELLRAAQEFKHDSFVPCSEKIHAAVTEMASLFPKRPALDAVHCSLRLLASSASRLQVECRKAAPSEPGAPAVDYQLLTQQVIQCAYDIAKAAKQLVTITTREKKQ
- the git1 gene encoding ARF GTPase-activating protein GIT1 isoform X5, which produces MSRKLQRTEVCADCSAPDPGWTSINRGVLICDECCSVHRSLGRHISIVKHLRHSGWPPALLQMVQTLASNGANSIWEHSLLDPAQVQSGRRKPNPQDKVHPTKSEFIRAKYQMLAFVHKLPCRDDDGVTTKDLSKQLHSSVRTGSLETCLRLLSLGAQANFFHPEKGTTPLHVAAKAGQILQAELLVVYGADPGAPDINGRTPMDYARQAGHIELAERLVECQYELTDRLAFYLCGRRPDHKNGHYIIPQMADRARPKCPTQSLDLSELAKAAKKKLQALNNRLFEELAMDVYDEVDRRENDAVWLTTQNHSTLVTERSAVPFLPVNPEYSATRNQGRQKLARFNAREFATLIIDILSDAKRRQQGKGLSSPTDPLDLGIDDDQHDYDSVASDEDTDSELTTQNNNNTQRSNRAKSMDSSDLSDGPITLQEYLEVKKALASSEAKVQQLMKVNNNLSEELRRLQKEVRKGSTGGPATYGGQHLSGSTEMSRYMVPKPEKHGSGTDSDYDNTQTYDISISMGRSSEEEGRGESEEGGGGGGEVGEPDPTLPCTEDVILKTEQVTKNIQELLRAAQEFKHDSFVPCSEKIHAAVTEMASLFPKRPALDAVHCSLRLLASSASRLQVECRKAAPSEPGAPAVDYQLLTQQVIQCAYDIAKAAKQLVTITTREKKQ